The Stenotrophomonas sp. NA06056 genome segment CGCAGGCTGGCCGGGGAGGGATTGCGGGCGGCGCGGGCCTCGCGGAACACGAAACCCAGGCACTGGCCGCTGTCGGCGGCAACCTGCAGGCGGCGCAGGGCGCGATCGTCGGCCTGTTGCGGCCAGCACAGCACGGCGGCACAGGCAGCAGAACGCAGGCACTGCTCGGTCGCCCACAACGCTTGCTTCGGTGCGGCGTGGATGATCTGCAGCTGGGCCAGGTCGAGCCCGGCGGCGGCCCATGCCGGCGCATGGGGGCGGTAGGGCGGGGCGACCAGCACGATCGGCCGTTCGCGCTGGCTCAGCGTTGCCAGCGCCGGCCAGACCAGGGCCAGTTCGCCGACCCCGGGCGCGGCCTGCAGCACTTCGCACAGCCCGCTGGCCGGCCAGCCACCGCCGGGCAGGCGCGCGTCCAGCGCCGGGTGGCCACTGGCCAGATGGTCGCTGGCCTGCCCCTGGCGTGCCGGCCCGCGCCAGACCTGGCGGCTGTCCAGCAGGCGGTCGAGGGCGACGACGGCACCCATCAGCCGGTCCTCCAGGGGAGGTGCCGGGCTGATGGGCAGCGGCAGGAGTGGGTGGGAACGGCAGGCATGGAGCGAGTATCGACAGGCCGATATCAAGGGCTGAGACCGGACATGCTACTCGGCTTGTGAGTAATATTACTAATGAAATCGGAGGGTGGGGTTTCAGGTTGCTGAAGGGGGTAAAGCATCCACGCATGGCGTGGATCTACTGGACAGAGCCCCGGTAGATCCACGCCATGCGTGGATGGGAAGGTGGGAATGGAGTGACCTTCCCGCAGTAGATCCACACCATGCGTGGATGGGAAGGTGGGAATGGAGTGACCTTCCCGCGGTAGATCCACGCCATGCGTGGATGGGAGAACGGTGCCGACCAAGGTCGGCACCCACAGGCCCCGGTTACGGGCGGACCGGCAACGCCACCGGGCGCAGCGGTGCGGCGTCGCCACCGCGGATCTTCAGCGGGCCACCGATGAAGGCGAACTCGTAGACCTTGTCACGGGCCAGTTCATCCAGCGCCACCAGTTCGATGATCGGCGCGCCCTGCTGGGCCAGCAGGTAGGTGTGCAACGGCACGTAGTCGTCGGACACTTCGGAGGGGAAGGTCTCGAAGCTGAGATTGTCGGCGCCGACGATCATCGCGCCGCTGTCCTCGACCAGGAAACGCGCCGCATCCAGGCCCATGCCCGGCGGATTGGCCATGTAGGCCTTCGGCTGTTCGAACAGGCGCATGCGACCGGTGCGGATCAGCACGATGTCGCCCTGCT includes the following:
- the imuA gene encoding translesion DNA synthesis-associated protein ImuA; protein product: MGAVVALDRLLDSRQVWRGPARQGQASDHLASGHPALDARLPGGGWPASGLCEVLQAAPGVGELALVWPALATLSQRERPIVLVAPPYRPHAPAWAAAGLDLAQLQIIHAAPKQALWATEQCLRSAACAAVLCWPQQADDRALRRLQVAADSGQCLGFVFREARAARNPSPASLRLQLDHGQVRVLKCRGGLPPAQPLPLAIAH